In Armatimonadota bacterium, the following are encoded in one genomic region:
- a CDS encoding S8 family serine peptidase, translating into FVRQVLTAPNDPLYGYQWNFDDSLSPNPYGGANGGGINLEPAWDMSSGTGVIVAVIDTGIAYENYSERVRNRKRTYYQAPDLAQTDFAPGYDFVNNDLHPNDDNSHGTHVAGTIAQSTANALGVAGIAFDATLMPVKVLDANGSGTDAEVADGIYYAVDNGADVLNLSLGGAGSSTTLGNAVAYAYQHGATVVCAAGNEGAGSNSPSYPAAYDAYCIAVAATRYDETRAYYSNYGSYVDIAAPGGDVTVDQNGDGYVDGILQNTFNPNTRNTGDFGYWFFQGTSMATPHVSGVAALLIADGVAGPDQVREALQSTAEDKGAPGWDSYYGWGIVDAYAALNCALAPVHDVAVTSVSAPSSAVQGEGVSVDVTAANLGDFTESFTVTLADATDSVPIGSQTVSPAAHASQTLAFTWPTATASTGNHLLRAEASAVSGESNLTNNVATTTVSIIPPGQMMHVAGIDMALKTAGVNTAALATVTIVDGGGTAVSGVGVFGHWSGASSDSDTGLTDGAGRVTLQSNNVKRALHGTTFTFTIDSVSLAGWSYDSGSNLETSDSISVP; encoded by the coding sequence TTTGTCCGCCAAGTGCTCACCGCCCCGAACGATCCACTCTACGGCTACCAGTGGAACTTCGACGACAGCCTATCTCCCAATCCTTACGGTGGGGCCAATGGTGGAGGCATCAACCTGGAACCCGCCTGGGATATGTCGAGCGGCACGGGCGTGATCGTGGCAGTCATCGACACCGGCATTGCCTACGAGAACTACTCGGAGCGGGTGCGTAACCGGAAGCGGACATACTACCAGGCTCCTGACCTTGCCCAGACGGACTTCGCTCCCGGCTACGACTTCGTGAATAACGACCTCCATCCCAATGATGACAATAGCCACGGCACCCATGTCGCGGGCACCATCGCCCAAAGCACGGCGAATGCGCTGGGAGTGGCCGGCATTGCTTTCGACGCCACGCTGATGCCCGTGAAGGTGCTTGACGCCAACGGCTCCGGCACGGATGCCGAGGTGGCGGACGGCATCTACTATGCGGTCGACAACGGCGCTGACGTGTTGAATCTCAGCCTGGGTGGGGCCGGGAGCTCGACCACGCTCGGGAACGCGGTCGCCTATGCCTATCAGCACGGCGCGACTGTCGTGTGCGCCGCCGGCAACGAAGGCGCGGGTTCGAACAGCCCCTCCTATCCCGCTGCCTACGACGCCTACTGTATCGCGGTGGCCGCCACCCGGTACGATGAGACACGCGCCTACTACTCGAACTACGGCTCTTATGTGGACATCGCCGCGCCCGGGGGCGATGTCACGGTCGACCAGAACGGCGACGGGTATGTGGATGGCATCCTGCAGAACACCTTCAACCCCAACACGAGGAACACGGGAGACTTCGGGTACTGGTTCTTCCAGGGCACCTCGATGGCGACTCCTCATGTATCGGGAGTGGCTGCGCTCTTGATCGCCGACGGCGTCGCTGGACCGGATCAGGTTCGAGAGGCGCTCCAGAGCACTGCGGAGGACAAGGGAGCGCCGGGCTGGGACAGCTACTACGGCTGGGGGATCGTCGATGCTTATGCGGCACTCAACTGTGCTCTCGCCCCGGTGCACGACGTCGCGGTGACGAGTGTGAGCGCTCCGTCGAGCGCCGTTCAGGGCGAAGGGGTCTCGGTTGACGTGACGGCGGCCAACCTGGGCGACTTCACGGAAAGCTTTACCGTGACCCTGGCAGACGCCACCGACTCTGTTCCGATCGGCAGCCAGACGGTGAGCCCAGCAGCACACGCGAGTCAGACGCTTGCCTTCACCTGGCCGACCGCCACGGCTTCAACTGGGAATCATCTGCTCCGGGCGGAGGCGAGTGCGGTGAGTGGTGAAAGCAATCTCACTAACAACGTCGCGACAACCACGGTAAGCATCATCCCGCCCGGCCAGATGATGCATGTCGCCGGCATTGATATGGCTCTGAAGACAGCGGGGGTGAACACGGCTGCGCTCGCAACTGTGACGATAGTCGATGGCGGGGGCACGGCCGTCTCTGGGGTAGGCGTGTTCGGGCATTGGAGCGGCGCCAGCAGCGACAGTGACACCGGGCTCACCGACGGCGCCG